From a single Chloroflexia bacterium SDU3-3 genomic region:
- a CDS encoding aspartate aminotransferase family protein: MTDTTSAAIIAAEQAHTIGVYPKRNLALVRGEGAAVWDAEARAYIDCVGGQGAANLGHAHPAVVAAIQQQAATLISCPEIFYNDQRSAYMAELAAVLPAGLERIFLCNSGAEAVEGSIKAAIALTGRHGVVATVRGFHGRTLGALSATWEPKYREPFLPLVEGFSHVPYDKIEALDAAVTEQTAAVIIELVQGEGGVRPASAAYAQAAARICAERGALLIVDEVQTGFGRTGTLFACERYGITPDILAMAKSIAGGMAMGAFALRGALGPMPPASHGTTFGGNPLACAAARAALRALVEERLPQQAEEKGAYLVEKLRALRLAKVREVRGLGLLVGLELKERVQPHLQALMDQGVLALPAGPNVLRLLPPLVITYEQLDRVVATIGEVLS; encoded by the coding sequence ATGACCGATACAACCAGCGCAGCAATCATCGCCGCCGAGCAGGCCCACACCATCGGGGTCTACCCCAAGCGCAACCTGGCCCTGGTGCGCGGCGAGGGCGCGGCGGTGTGGGATGCCGAGGCCCGCGCCTACATCGACTGCGTGGGTGGCCAGGGCGCGGCCAATCTGGGCCACGCCCACCCGGCGGTGGTCGCCGCCATCCAGCAGCAGGCCGCCACGCTGATCAGCTGCCCCGAGATCTTCTACAACGACCAGCGCTCGGCCTACATGGCCGAGCTGGCCGCCGTGCTCCCGGCGGGGCTGGAGCGGATCTTCCTGTGCAACTCGGGGGCCGAGGCGGTGGAGGGTTCGATCAAGGCCGCGATCGCGCTCACCGGGCGGCACGGCGTGGTGGCCACCGTGCGCGGCTTTCACGGGCGCACGCTGGGCGCGCTCTCGGCCACCTGGGAGCCAAAGTACCGCGAGCCGTTCCTGCCCCTGGTCGAGGGCTTCTCGCACGTGCCCTACGACAAGATCGAGGCGCTGGACGCGGCGGTGACCGAGCAGACGGCGGCGGTGATCATCGAGCTGGTGCAGGGCGAGGGCGGCGTGCGCCCGGCCAGCGCGGCCTACGCCCAGGCGGCGGCGCGGATCTGCGCCGAGCGCGGCGCGCTGCTGATCGTGGATGAGGTGCAGACCGGCTTCGGGCGCACTGGCACGCTGTTCGCTTGCGAGCGCTACGGCATCACGCCCGACATCCTGGCCATGGCCAAGAGCATCGCGGGCGGCATGGCCATGGGCGCGTTCGCTCTGCGCGGCGCGCTCGGCCCCATGCCCCCGGCTAGCCACGGCACCACCTTCGGCGGCAACCCGCTGGCATGCGCCGCTGCCCGCGCCGCCCTGCGCGCCCTGGTGGAGGAGCGCCTGCCCCAGCAGGCCGAGGAGAAGGGCGCGTACCTGGTGGAGAAGCTGCGGGCGCTGCGGCTGGCCAAGGTGCGCGAGGTGCGCGGCCTGGGCCTGCTGGTGGGGCTAGAGCTGAAGGAGCGCGTGCAGCCCCACCTCCAGGCGCTGATGGACCAGGGTGTGCTGGCCCTGCCCGCTGGCCCCAACGTGCTGCGCCTGCTGCCGCCCCTGGTTATCACCTACGAGCAGCTCGACCGCGTGGTGGCCACCATCGGCGAGGTGCTCTCGTAG
- a CDS encoding [LysW]-aminoadipate kinase — protein MIVIKVGGGQGIDYDALCADLAAQWNAGERPILVHGGSHETNVLAEQIGYPPRFVTSPSGYTSRYTDRRTLEIFMMAYSGKMNKLIVERLQRLGINAVGLSGLDGRVLEGQRKATIRIVEDGKQKVLRDDWTGTVEKVNAGLLQLLLDAGYLPVVAPLAASTAGDAINVDGDRAAAAVAAALKADTLLLLSNVPGLLRSFPDESSLIRRIPRASVEEYLPVAQGRMKKKVLGAAEALAQGVGRVVMGDARSTQPITKALAGEGTVIA, from the coding sequence ATGATTGTGATTAAAGTCGGCGGCGGGCAGGGGATCGACTACGACGCGCTATGCGCCGATCTGGCCGCGCAGTGGAACGCGGGCGAGCGCCCCATCCTTGTCCACGGCGGCTCGCACGAGACCAACGTGCTGGCCGAGCAGATCGGCTACCCGCCGCGCTTCGTCACCTCGCCCTCGGGCTACACCAGCCGCTACACCGACCGCAGGACGCTGGAGATCTTCATGATGGCCTACAGCGGCAAGATGAATAAGCTGATCGTCGAGCGGCTGCAGCGCCTGGGCATCAACGCCGTGGGCCTGAGCGGGCTGGATGGCCGCGTGCTGGAGGGCCAGCGCAAGGCCACCATCCGCATCGTGGAGGACGGCAAGCAGAAGGTGCTGCGCGACGACTGGACCGGCACGGTGGAGAAGGTGAACGCCGGGCTGCTCCAGCTGCTGCTGGATGCGGGCTACCTGCCGGTGGTCGCGCCGCTGGCCGCCAGCACGGCGGGCGATGCCATCAACGTGGATGGCGACCGCGCCGCCGCCGCCGTGGCCGCCGCGCTGAAGGCCGACACGCTGCTGCTGCTCTCCAATGTCCCCGGCCTGCTGCGCAGCTTCCCCGATGAAAGCTCGCTCATCCGCCGCATCCCGCGCGCCTCGGTGGAGGAGTACTTGCCGGTGGCGCAGGGCCGCATGAAGAAGAAGGTGCTGGGCGCAGCCGAGGCGCTGGCCCAGGGCGTGGGCCGCGTGGTGATGGGCGATGCCCGCAGCACCCAGCCGATCACCAAGGCGCTTGCGGGCGAGGGGACGGTGATCGCATGA
- a CDS encoding chromate transporter, which produces MIDPLLYFLILLKGSLFSTTGGGNLPIVHEDMIAQGWAGERDFAESLALGQISPGPSGFWVIAFGYLTYGLMGALLATAAIILPPMLVLLVNRIYQRIGGHPATAGFLRGLMLVAVGSMFVVVAGIMRTELNLPSLLIAASTIAVVARLKISPLPVLLAAGLAGVLLYR; this is translated from the coding sequence ATGATCGACCCGCTGCTGTACTTCCTCATCCTGCTGAAAGGCTCGTTGTTCTCGACCACCGGCGGCGGCAACCTGCCGATCGTGCACGAGGACATGATCGCGCAGGGCTGGGCGGGCGAGCGCGACTTCGCCGAGTCGCTGGCCCTGGGCCAGATCTCGCCCGGCCCCAGCGGCTTCTGGGTGATCGCCTTCGGCTACCTGACCTATGGGCTGATGGGCGCGCTGCTGGCCACGGCGGCGATCATCCTGCCGCCCATGCTGGTGCTGCTGGTCAACCGCATCTATCAGCGGATCGGCGGCCACCCGGCCACGGCGGGCTTCCTGCGCGGCCTGATGCTGGTGGCCGTCGGGTCGATGTTCGTGGTGGTGGCGGGCATCATGCGCACCGAGCTGAACCTGCCCAGCCTGCTGATCGCCGCAAGCACCATCGCGGTGGTGGCCCGCCTCAAGATCTCGCCGCTGCCCGTGCTGCTGGCTGCGGGCCTGGCCGGGGTGCTGCTCTATCGATAG
- a CDS encoding pyruvate carboxyltransferase, whose product MRWAHPGSKSPCAPRCPSPAPATSGWATRWLRSAATRATRCPPTPFWQKPLASVRGTRTAKPNRRSGQRCSSFAPPSSQRRPAVTGTDLPLPPFLAGENPAQERYREATELFALFDYLKAQGFGVFSIRESLQAVGENRDGTLQGFHLSAEEAWESVRFMDRLGVGVVELPSNPANEPGQVWNQSLLERARQAGLAIDFAAHARCVPSDIDAAFGSGFRRVHLYIGTSPIKQATANASIPQLAEKAAQSIRYARELGFHTVRISTEDAFRTPLEDYEQFYTALQRLLAESATEVDGIGIPDTVGLSSIPELGDRIAILQRAGMRFQFLECHIHNDIGNADRMYVDTLLLCQRLGITMLPDFSILGIGERNGTIGLSSLLEAIYRRLILLYPRKMAEIRRAMRDRLGTLPSGELFVNCYRDMDAFFYHIFASNGFIFDRSPFSANTEYDGSGVHADTTARAYRLALSRNVEGQDAIDIGNSAYAGALPPYDMPLRTPVLACFGCGKANVRYWRERERLLPRPQDELRTTLRRLASQTGLPLADTPPDDRVDDVIAQLIRRYSIAQNGISHAEAMELVLMFYQPGVYNA is encoded by the coding sequence ATGCGCTGGGCGCACCCCGGATCGAAATCGCCGTGCGCACCGCGCTGCCCCTCACCCGCGCCCGCTACGAGCGGCTGGGCTACGCGCTGGTTGAGGAGCGCTGCCACGAGGGCTACACGGTGCCCACCTACGCCGTTCTGGCAAAAACCTCTAGCTAGTGTGCGAGGGACGCGCACCGCGAAGCCGAACCGGCGCAGTGGCCAGCGGTGTTCGTCTTTCGCCCCTCCCTCGTCTCAAAGGAGACCGGCTGTGACAGGCACAGATCTACCATTGCCGCCGTTTCTGGCGGGCGAGAACCCGGCCCAGGAGCGCTACCGCGAGGCCACCGAGCTGTTCGCGCTGTTCGACTACCTGAAGGCCCAGGGCTTCGGGGTCTTCTCCATCCGCGAGTCGCTCCAGGCCGTGGGCGAAAACCGCGACGGCACGCTCCAGGGCTTCCACCTCAGCGCCGAGGAGGCCTGGGAGAGCGTGCGCTTCATGGACCGGCTGGGCGTGGGCGTGGTGGAGCTGCCTTCCAACCCCGCCAACGAGCCGGGCCAGGTCTGGAACCAGAGCCTGCTGGAGCGGGCCAGGCAGGCTGGGCTGGCCATCGACTTCGCGGCCCACGCCCGCTGCGTGCCGTCCGACATCGACGCGGCCTTCGGCTCGGGCTTCCGCCGCGTGCACCTGTACATCGGCACCAGCCCGATCAAGCAGGCTACCGCCAACGCCAGCATCCCGCAGCTGGCCGAGAAGGCCGCGCAGAGCATCCGCTACGCCCGCGAGCTGGGCTTCCACACCGTGCGCATCAGCACCGAGGATGCCTTCCGCACCCCGCTGGAGGACTACGAGCAGTTCTACACCGCGCTCCAGCGCCTGCTGGCCGAGAGCGCCACCGAGGTGGATGGCATCGGCATCCCCGACACCGTGGGACTCTCGTCCATCCCCGAGCTGGGCGACCGCATCGCCATCCTCCAGCGCGCCGGGATGCGCTTCCAGTTTCTGGAGTGCCACATCCACAACGACATCGGCAACGCCGACCGCATGTACGTGGACACGCTGCTGCTCTGCCAGCGGCTGGGCATCACCATGCTGCCCGACTTTTCCATCCTGGGCATCGGCGAGCGCAACGGCACCATCGGCCTCTCCTCGCTGCTGGAGGCGATCTACCGGCGGCTCATCCTGCTCTACCCGCGCAAGATGGCCGAGATCCGCCGCGCCATGCGCGATCGGCTGGGCACGCTGCCCTCGGGCGAGCTGTTCGTGAACTGCTACCGCGACATGGACGCCTTCTTCTACCATATCTTCGCCAGCAACGGCTTTATCTTCGACCGCAGCCCGTTCTCGGCCAACACCGAGTACGATGGCTCGGGCGTGCACGCTGACACCACGGCCCGCGCCTATCGGCTGGCGCTCTCGCGCAATGTGGAGGGCCAGGACGCGATCGACATCGGCAACAGCGCCTACGCGGGCGCGCTGCCGCCCTACGACATGCCGCTGCGCACGCCGGTGCTGGCCTGCTTTGGCTGCGGCAAGGCCAACGTGCGCTACTGGCGCGAGCGCGAGCGCCTGCTGCCCCGCCCGCAGGACGAGCTGCGCACTACGCTGCGCAGGCTGGCCAGCCAGACCGGCCTACCCCTGGCCGACACGCCGCCCGACGACCGCGTGGATGACGTGATCGCCCAGCTCATCCGCCGCTACAGTATCGCCCAGAACGGCATCTCGCACGCCGAGGCCATGGAGCTGGTGCTGATGTTCTACCAGCCGGGGGTCTACAACGCCTGA
- a CDS encoding histidine phosphatase family protein, with protein sequence MTEIWLIRHGQSESNAGARVGATEQIGLTALGQQQAAFAAQAFTRAPSRVITSAYRCAKATALPLLDRYPGTPCEEWPIHECAALSDEHRLNTTIADRTPLLAAYWQRRDPDYCDGPGAESFVQRVVRAQAALELLRGVGEPFVAVFGHAQFFRTMLWVHLAQPSTLDACAMDDYCHFTGSFSFPNAAIMRVLLAPDRSLFFGAPSTAHLPARPLEPWGGALAEQALRKDD encoded by the coding sequence ATGACGGAGATCTGGCTTATCCGCCACGGCCAGAGCGAGTCGAACGCGGGGGCGCGCGTGGGCGCGACCGAGCAGATCGGCCTGACCGCGCTTGGCCAGCAGCAGGCGGCCTTCGCGGCCCAGGCCTTCACCCGCGCCCCCTCGCGCGTGATCACCTCGGCCTACCGCTGCGCCAAGGCCACGGCCCTGCCGCTGCTGGATCGCTACCCCGGCACGCCCTGCGAGGAGTGGCCCATCCACGAGTGCGCCGCGCTCAGCGACGAGCACCGCCTCAACACCACCATCGCCGACCGCACCCCGCTGCTCGCGGCCTACTGGCAGCGCCGCGACCCCGACTACTGCGACGGCCCCGGCGCTGAGTCGTTCGTGCAGCGGGTGGTGCGCGCCCAGGCCGCCCTGGAGCTGCTACGTGGCGTCGGCGAGCCGTTCGTGGCGGTGTTCGGCCACGCCCAGTTCTTCCGCACCATGCTGTGGGTGCACCTAGCCCAGCCCTCCACCCTCGACGCCTGCGCGATGGACGACTACTGCCACTTCACCGGCAGCTTCTCGTTCCCCAACGCCGCGATCATGCGCGTGCTGCTCGCGCCCGACCGCAGCCTGTTCTTCGGTGCGCCCAGCACGGCCCACCTGCCCGCCCGCCCGCTCGAACCGTGGGGCGGCGCGCTGGCCGAGCAGGCCCTGCGCAAGGACGATTGA
- a CDS encoding insulinase family protein: MTTYEHRLPNGMLVLLRESHAAPVATCWVWYRVGSRNEVPGTTGISHWVEHMLFKGTPTIAKGEMDRLIARNGGTFNGFTSYDYTAYYETLPSDKIELGLQIESDRMMNSLFDPEEVESERTVIISEREGHENDPEWWLGSAMMTSAYQYHPYRNEIIGWKSDLLAMTRDELYQHYQSYYMPNNAVLVVVGDFDHAEMLAKIERYFAHLPAGPALPAVRAVEPEQQGERRVVIRRPGAAQYVQVAYHAVDCRHADFAPLIVLDAVLSGAKGLGFGGGAQTNRSARIYRALVETQIASYAGSGFRPSFDPGLFELDATVQEPNTCEDVERALVAEVERVRAEGVSPAEVAKAIKQTRAQIAYSSESVTQQALQLGMWELLDSYKRLDTILDEVAAVTPEDVQRVAQTYLHENNRTVGYFIPTEDEAGEAEDEA, translated from the coding sequence ATGACAACCTACGAGCACCGCCTCCCCAACGGCATGCTGGTGCTGCTGCGCGAGTCGCACGCCGCGCCCGTGGCCACCTGCTGGGTGTGGTACCGCGTCGGCTCGCGCAACGAGGTGCCCGGCACCACCGGCATCTCGCACTGGGTCGAGCATATGCTGTTCAAGGGCACGCCCACCATCGCCAAGGGCGAGATGGACCGCCTGATCGCCCGCAACGGCGGCACCTTCAACGGCTTCACATCCTACGACTACACCGCCTACTACGAGACCCTGCCCTCGGACAAGATCGAGCTGGGCCTGCAGATCGAGTCGGACCGCATGATGAACTCGCTGTTCGACCCCGAGGAGGTGGAGAGCGAGCGCACCGTGATCATCTCCGAGCGCGAGGGCCACGAGAACGACCCCGAGTGGTGGCTCGGCTCGGCCATGATGACCTCGGCCTACCAGTACCACCCCTACCGCAACGAGATCATCGGCTGGAAGAGCGACCTGCTGGCCATGACCCGCGACGAGCTGTACCAGCACTACCAGAGCTACTATATGCCCAACAACGCCGTGCTGGTGGTGGTGGGCGACTTCGACCACGCCGAGATGCTGGCCAAGATCGAGCGCTACTTCGCGCACCTGCCCGCAGGCCCGGCGCTGCCCGCCGTGCGCGCCGTGGAGCCGGAGCAGCAGGGCGAGCGCCGCGTGGTCATCCGCCGCCCCGGCGCGGCGCAGTATGTGCAGGTGGCCTACCACGCCGTGGACTGCCGCCACGCCGACTTCGCCCCGCTGATCGTGCTGGACGCGGTGCTCTCGGGCGCGAAGGGCCTGGGCTTCGGCGGCGGCGCGCAGACCAACCGCAGCGCCCGCATCTACCGCGCCCTGGTCGAGACCCAGATCGCATCCTACGCGGGCAGCGGCTTCCGGCCCTCGTTCGACCCCGGCCTGTTCGAGCTAGACGCCACCGTGCAGGAGCCGAACACCTGCGAGGATGTCGAGCGCGCCCTGGTGGCCGAGGTCGAGCGCGTGCGCGCCGAGGGCGTCTCGCCCGCCGAGGTGGCCAAGGCGATCAAGCAGACCCGGGCGCAGATCGCCTACTCCAGCGAGAGCGTGACCCAGCAGGCGCTCCAGCTGGGCATGTGGGAGCTGCTGGACAGCTACAAGCGGCTCGACACCATCCTGGATGAGGTGGCCGCCGTCACCCCCGAGGATGTGCAGCGCGTGGCCCAGACCTACCTGCACGAGAACAACCGCACGGTGGGCTACTTCATCCCCACCGAGGACGAAGCGGGCGAGGCCGAGGACGAGGCCTAG
- a CDS encoding chromate transporter, giving the protein MAIVEQAEAIAPEQRGATTPTLRHQLAVWARIGTQSFGGGTATLFLIRQAAVERERWLTEAEFNRFWSICQISPGINLLGLTILIGAKLGGAAGVAVSLLGLMLPSVAVTIMLTAGYASIQQVPQVQSALRGIIPATVGFSLLLSFQMLRPIVAESRREGWGSLAATLALLAGGVLGLGLLHIPMLALLWGAGLAGGLLAWRRAARGGQAR; this is encoded by the coding sequence ATGGCAATAGTAGAGCAGGCCGAGGCGATCGCGCCCGAGCAGCGCGGCGCGACCACGCCCACGCTGCGGCATCAGCTGGCGGTGTGGGCGCGGATCGGCACCCAGTCCTTCGGGGGCGGCACGGCCACCCTGTTTCTCATCCGGCAGGCGGCGGTGGAGCGCGAGCGATGGCTGACCGAGGCCGAGTTTAACCGCTTCTGGAGCATCTGCCAGATCTCGCCGGGCATCAACCTGCTGGGTCTGACCATCCTGATCGGGGCGAAGCTGGGCGGCGCGGCGGGTGTGGCCGTGAGCCTGCTGGGCCTGATGCTGCCCAGCGTGGCGGTGACGATCATGCTGACGGCGGGCTACGCCAGCATCCAGCAGGTGCCGCAGGTGCAGTCGGCGCTGCGCGGCATCATCCCGGCTACGGTGGGCTTCAGCCTGCTGCTCTCGTTTCAGATGCTGCGCCCGATCGTGGCCGAGAGCCGGCGCGAGGGCTGGGGCAGCCTGGCGGCCACGCTGGCGCTGCTGGCGGGCGGCGTGCTGGGACTGGGCCTGCTGCACATCCCCATGCTGGCGCTGCTGTGGGGCGCGGGTCTGGCGGGCGGCCTGCTGGCGTGGCGGCGGGCCGCGCGGGGAGGGCAGGCGCGATGA
- a CDS encoding insulinase family protein produces MTTPPGGDAIETATRHVLPNGMVALIQRNPASTTVSVRGEVRAGAVHEAAEKNGLAVFTGASLIRGTQRRSFQQIVAETEERGCSVNAGGGQHASGFGGRALAEDLPLILEVLAEMLSQPIFPAQEIERLRGQFLTGLRESEQETRTQASRAIRQMLFPPEHPYSRLSSGTIASIEKLTRDDLVAFHRNYHPAATTIAIVGDVQPQAVVELLEQSFGHWEPLGQPPTLALPQPTPISGIERRDIALPGKSQTDVIWAVHGIARTDPDFYTASVANMILGRIGMGGRLGDNVREQQGLAYYCGSSLEADMGAGPWVALAGVNPADVEKAISAMVHEIARFAAEGPTDEELADARDYMTGSTVLGLETNDGIAGTLLGIERYSLGLDYIRRYPEIIRSISAEQIVDVTRKYLSTSSYAVVTAGPAIAG; encoded by the coding sequence ATGACAACTCCCCCAGGGGGCGACGCAATAGAGACGGCCACGCGGCACGTGCTGCCAAACGGCATGGTGGCGCTCATCCAGCGCAACCCGGCCAGCACCACCGTGAGCGTGCGCGGCGAGGTGCGGGCGGGCGCGGTGCACGAGGCCGCCGAGAAGAACGGGCTGGCCGTGTTCACCGGCGCGTCGCTCATACGCGGCACCCAGCGCCGCAGCTTCCAGCAGATCGTAGCCGAGACCGAGGAGCGCGGCTGCAGCGTGAACGCGGGCGGCGGCCAGCACGCCAGCGGCTTCGGCGGGCGGGCGCTGGCCGAGGATCTGCCGCTCATCCTTGAGGTGCTGGCCGAGATGCTGTCGCAGCCGATCTTCCCCGCACAGGAGATCGAGCGGCTGCGCGGCCAGTTTCTGACCGGCCTGCGCGAGAGCGAGCAGGAGACCCGCACCCAGGCGTCGCGGGCCATCCGCCAGATGCTCTTCCCGCCCGAGCACCCCTACAGCCGCCTGAGCAGCGGCACCATCGCCAGCATCGAGAAGCTGACCCGCGACGATCTGGTGGCCTTCCACCGCAACTACCACCCCGCCGCCACCACGATCGCGATCGTGGGCGACGTGCAGCCGCAGGCCGTGGTGGAGCTGCTGGAGCAGAGCTTCGGGCACTGGGAGCCGCTGGGCCAGCCGCCCACGCTGGCGCTGCCCCAGCCCACGCCAATCAGCGGCATCGAGCGACGCGACATCGCGCTGCCCGGCAAGAGCCAGACCGACGTGATCTGGGCGGTCCACGGCATCGCCCGCACCGACCCCGACTTCTACACGGCCAGCGTGGCCAACATGATCCTGGGCCGGATCGGCATGGGCGGGCGGCTGGGCGACAATGTGCGCGAGCAGCAGGGCCTGGCCTACTACTGCGGCAGCAGCCTAGAGGCCGACATGGGCGCTGGCCCGTGGGTGGCGCTGGCGGGCGTGAACCCGGCGGATGTGGAGAAGGCGATCAGCGCCATGGTCCACGAGATCGCTCGCTTCGCCGCCGAAGGCCCCACCGACGAGGAGCTGGCCGATGCCCGCGACTACATGACCGGCAGCACCGTGCTGGGCCTGGAGACCAACGACGGCATCGCGGGCACGCTGCTGGGCATCGAGCGCTACAGCCTGGGGCTGGACTACATCCGCCGCTACCCGGAGATCATCCGCTCGATCAGCGCTGAGCAGATCGTGGACGTGACGCGCAAGTACCTCTCCACCAGCAGCTACGCGGTGGTGACGGCGGGGCCTGCGATCGCGGGCTAA
- a CDS encoding GNAT family N-acetyltransferase, whose translation MTHHASPAFHIREASPSEADRAAEIIRTAFEEEAVLDPPTGAIRETGDSVRGKMQQGGLALAEIDGRAVGCVLYELREGHLYFGRLGVLPEHRGQGVGGALIAYVEARAHALGAPRIEIAVRTALPLTRARYERLGYALVEERCHEGYTVPTYAVLAKTSS comes from the coding sequence ATGACACACCACGCATCGCCCGCATTCCACATCCGCGAGGCCAGCCCCAGCGAGGCCGACCGCGCCGCCGAGATCATCCGCACCGCCTTCGAGGAGGAGGCCGTGCTGGACCCGCCCACCGGCGCGATCCGCGAGACGGGCGACAGCGTGCGCGGGAAGATGCAGCAGGGCGGCCTCGCGCTGGCCGAGATCGACGGGCGCGCGGTGGGCTGCGTGCTCTACGAGCTGCGCGAGGGCCACCTGTACTTCGGCAGGCTGGGCGTGCTGCCCGAGCACCGCGGCCAGGGCGTGGGCGGCGCGCTGATCGCCTACGTGGAGGCGCGGGCGCATGCGCTGGGCGCACCCCGGATCGAAATCGCCGTGCGCACCGCGCTGCCCCTCACCCGCGCCCGCTACGAGCGGCTGGGCTACGCGCTGGTTGAGGAGCGCTGCCACGAGGGCTACACGGTGCCCACCTACGCCGTTCTGGCAAAAACCTCTAGCTAG
- a CDS encoding cupin domain-containing protein, with the protein MTTDRWIEMAPGVLRRTLAAGEHLMQMEVTLQKGSTLPLHHHPHEQVTHVIRGRLRMHLAGTPHEIGAGDSLLMLPNMPHDVEALEDSLVIDTFSPPREDLLAQDRGQQG; encoded by the coding sequence ATGACGACAGACCGATGGATCGAGATGGCCCCCGGCGTGCTGCGGCGTACCCTGGCCGCAGGCGAGCACCTGATGCAGATGGAGGTGACGCTGCAAAAGGGCAGCACGCTGCCGCTGCACCACCATCCGCACGAGCAGGTGACGCACGTCATCCGCGGGCGGCTGCGCATGCACCTGGCGGGCACGCCCCACGAGATCGGCGCGGGCGACTCGCTGCTGATGCTGCCCAACATGCCACACGATGTCGAGGCCCTGGAAGACTCGCTGGTGATCGACACCTTCAGCCCGCCGCGCGAGGATCTGCTGGCGCAGGATCGCGGGCAGCAGGGCTAG
- a CDS encoding aminoglycoside phosphotransferase family protein, producing MRCYNRGVPARRAKKHVMYSRTKTKIDHSTLSQIVASAFGPDRHLAQSRELTDGYFNAAYLLELSDGQRAVLKAAPPADVRVMRYEHQLMRAEAAAMGLAHARTSAPVPAVLAFDTSHHLLGQDYLIMSFVPGTPLNKIKAELSPEAVAGVERQIGGFLAQMHRIAGPGFGPMTGVPAPMPTWGAAFYAMMDDILTDGEEMGVALPRAAADIRALVARHAPLLDAVRTPSLVHWDLWDGNIFYDQQLGQVTGLIDFERAMWADPLIENQFFCHSESDAFAEGYGARLLADEAAHTRRDLYDIHLLLILIVEPAFRQYEDNGLELWAREQIDGVFRRMGM from the coding sequence ATGCGGTGCTACAATCGCGGCGTACCCGCCCGCAGAGCAAAGAAGCACGTTATGTACAGCCGAACCAAGACCAAGATCGACCACTCGACGCTGAGCCAGATCGTCGCATCGGCATTTGGCCCCGACCGCCACCTCGCGCAGAGCCGCGAGCTGACCGATGGCTACTTCAACGCCGCGTACCTGCTGGAGCTGAGCGACGGCCAGCGCGCCGTGCTGAAGGCCGCGCCGCCCGCCGATGTGCGGGTGATGCGCTACGAGCACCAGCTGATGCGCGCCGAGGCCGCGGCCATGGGCCTAGCCCACGCCCGCACCAGCGCGCCAGTGCCCGCCGTGCTAGCCTTCGACACCAGCCACCACCTGCTGGGCCAGGACTACCTGATCATGTCGTTCGTGCCGGGCACGCCGCTAAACAAGATCAAGGCCGAGCTTTCGCCTGAGGCGGTGGCGGGGGTGGAGCGCCAAATCGGCGGCTTCCTAGCGCAGATGCACCGGATCGCCGGGCCAGGCTTCGGCCCGATGACCGGCGTGCCCGCGCCGATGCCCACCTGGGGCGCGGCCTTCTACGCGATGATGGATGATATTCTAACCGATGGCGAGGAGATGGGGGTGGCGCTGCCGCGCGCCGCCGCCGACATCCGCGCGCTAGTGGCGCGCCACGCGCCGCTGCTGGATGCCGTGCGCACGCCCAGCCTAGTGCACTGGGATCTGTGGGACGGCAATATCTTCTACGACCAACAGCTGGGGCAGGTGACGGGCCTGATCGACTTTGAGCGGGCGATGTGGGCCGACCCGCTGATCGAGAACCAGTTCTTCTGCCATAGCGAGTCGGATGCCTTCGCGGAGGGCTACGGCGCGCGGCTGCTGGCCGACGAGGCGGCCCACACACGCCGCGATCTCTACGACATCCACCTGCTGCTCATCCTGATCGTCGAGCCGGCCTTCCGGCAGTATGAGGACAACGGGCTGGAGCTGTGGGCGCGTGAGCAGATCGACGGCGTGTTCAGGCGTATGGGCATGTAG